The proteins below are encoded in one region of Sminthopsis crassicaudata isolate SCR6 chromosome 1, ASM4859323v1, whole genome shotgun sequence:
- the MYORG gene encoding myogenesis-regulating glycosidase, giving the protein MTQDPQKGRHRRGRKAEPGSQAAARAATTMYTFLPDNFSPTKVKPSKELKPMVGSMMLGLLLVLAAVVAWCYYSTSLRKAERLGAELLELRSGGFSIRNQQGEQVFRLAFSSGALDLESCSREGDVLSCSRSTGGPLNFFIQTVRPKDTVMCYRVRWEELAPTPSVEHTMFLGDVHWYGGAEMRTQHWPIQLAGLQEPQPFVTSDVYSSRAAFGGILERYWLSSKAVAIKVNDSVPFHLGWNATGRSLLLQARYHDTSYKPPAGREPLPELSYRVCVGSDVTSIHKYMVRRYFNKPSKVPAREAFRDPIWSTWALYGRAVDQDKVLRFAEKIRQYRFNCSYLEIDDMYMPAYGDFTFDEAKFPNATEMFRKLQEAGLRVTLWVHPFVNYNSSSFGEGVERGLFVREPTGRLPALVRWWNGIGAVLDFTNPAAREWFQGHLRRLRTQYSISSFKFDAGEVSYLPRDFSTFRPLSDPNLWSRRYTEMALPFFSLAEVRVGYQSQNISCFFRLIDRDSVWGHELGLRSLIPAVLTISMLGYPFILPDLIGGNAVPGHTAGQGGGNTGIPERELYVRWLEVAAFMPAMQFSIPPWLYDQEVVEIAHKFAALRAELVAPLLLELAGEVTDTGDPIVRPLWWIAPGDEAAHRVDSQFLIGDTLLVAPVLEPGKQERDVYLPAGKWRSYKGELFVKAPILLTDYPVDLDEVAYFTWVS; this is encoded by the coding sequence ATGACCCAGGATCCCCAAAAAGGGAGACATCGAAGGGGGAGGAAAGCTGAGCCGGGTTCCCAGGCTGCTGCCAGAGCTGCCACAACCATGTATACCTTTCTCCCTGACAACTTTTCCCCGACCAAGGTCAAGCCCTCCAAAGAACTGAAGCCCATGGTGGGCTCCATGATGCTGGGGCTGCTGCTGGTGTTAGCCGCTGTGGTTGCGTGGTGCTACTACAGCACGTCTCTCCGGAAGGCGGAGCGCCTTGGGGCTGAGCTGTTGGAACTCCGCTCGGGCGGTTTCTCCATCCGGAACCAGCAGGGAGAGCAAGTTTTCCGCCTGGCCTTCAGCTCGGGCGCTTTGGACCTGGAGTCCTGCTCCCGGGAGGGTGACGTCCTAAGTTGCTCTCGCTCCACAGGCGGccccctcaatttcttcatccagaCGGTGCGGCCCAAGGACACGGTCATGTGCTATCGTGTCCGCTGGGAGGAGCTGGCCCCCACCCCTTCGGTGGAGCACACCATGTTCCTGGGCGACGTGCACTGGTATGGGGGGGCCGAGATGCGGACCCAGCACTGGCCCATCCAGCTAGCGGGCCTGCAGGAGCCCCAGCCCTTTGTCACCAGCGACGTGTACTCGTCCCGGGCCGCCTTCGGGGGCATCCTGGAGCGGTACTGGCTGTCCTCCAAGGCGGTGGCCATCAAGGTCAACGACTCGGTGCCCTTCCACCTGGGCTGGAACGCCACCGGGCGCTCCCTGCTGTTACAGGCCCGCTACCATGACACGTCCTACAAGCCGCCGGCGGGCCGCGAGCCCCTGCCGGAGCTCAGCTACCGCGTTTGCGTGGGTTCCGACGTGACATCAATCCATAAGTACATGGTGCGGAGATACTTCAACAAGCCGTCCAAGGTGCCGGCCCGAGAAGCCTTCCGCGACCCCATCTGGTCCACGTGGGCGCTCTACGGGAGGGCGGTGGACCAGGACAAGGTCCTGCGCTTCGCCGAGAAGATCCGCCAGTACCGCTTCAACTGCAGCTACCTGGAAATTGACGACATGTACATGCCGGCCTACGGGGACTTCACCTTCGACGAAGCCAAGTTCCCCAACGCCACGGAGATGTTCAGGAAGCTGCAGGAGGCCGGCCTGAGGGTCACCCTGTGGGTGCACCCCTTCGTCAACTACAACTCCTCCAGCTTCGGCGAAGGGGTGGAGCGCGGGCTTTTTGTCCGCGAGCCCACCGGCCGCCTGCCGGCGCTGGTGCGCTGGTGGAACGGCATCGGAGCCGTCCTGGATTTCACCAACCCGGCGGCTCGGGAGTGGTTCCAGGGCCACCTCCGCAGGCTCCGCACGCAGTACTCCATCTCCTCCTTCAAGTTCGATGCTGGTGAGGTGAGCTACCTGCCCCGGGACTTCAGCACCTTCCGCCCCCTGTCGGACCCCAACCTCTGGAGCCGGCGCTACACCGAGATGGcgcttcctttcttctcactgGCCGAGGTGCGCGTGGGCTACCAATCCCAGAACATCTCCTGTTTCTTCCGCCTCATCGACCGGGACTCGGTGTGGGGCCATGAGCTGGGCCTGCGCTCCTTGATTCCAGCGGTGCTGACCATCAGTATGCTGGGGTACCCCTTCATTCTGCCTGACCTCATCGGCGGCAATGCCGTTCCGGGGCACACGGCCGGCCAGGGCGGCGGGAACACGGGGATCCCGGAGCGCGAGCTCTACGTGCGCTGGCTGGAGGTGGCGGCCTTCATGCCGGCCATGCAGTTCTCCATCCCTCCCTGGCTCTATGACCAGGAGGTGGTGGAGATAGCTCACAAGTTTGCAGCCCTGAGGGCCGAGCTGGTGGCCCCCCTGCTCCTGGAGCTGGCCGGAGAGGTGACGGACACGGGCGACCCCATAGTCCGGCCCCTCTGGTGGATCGCGCCCGGAGATGAGGCGGCCCACCGCGTGGATTCCCAGTTCCTCATCGGGGACACGCTGCTCGTGGCGCCCGTGCTGGAACCCGGGAAGCAGGAGCGGGACGTGTACCTGCCCGCGGGGAAGTGGCGCAGCTACAAGGGGGAGCTCTTCGTCAAGGCCCCCATCCTGCTCACGGATTACCCCGTAGATCTGGATGAAGTGGCTTACTTCACCTGGGTGTCCTAG